ttacgtcaggaagggcatctggtgtaaaagtttGCCAAGTCAATATGCATATAACAATagaaatttccataccagatcagtcgagccccgggttaacaacgaccgccaccagcaCTGTTAGTCAAAAggatgctggtggaaattgggctgctgttggctgaagaagaagaagaaggagaagaagagaggggagacgtgaggcaggaggagaggaggaaagtaaagagagtggaactaagagtagaaactttgaatgtgggcagtatgactggtaaggggaaagCATTAGCCGATATgacggagagaaggaaggttgatatattgtgcgtgaagAGGactaaggccaggtggatcggtaggtggatttaaattgttctatcatggtgtggatgggaggagaaatgagataggagttattctgaaggaacagcatgtcaagagtgtatggaggtgaaaagagtgtcagacagtgatgatgatgaagctggaaattggagggtgtgctgatgaatgttgttagtgcatatgctccacaagctgggtgtgcaatgggtgagaaagaagatttttggagtgagttggatgaagtgatgaacagaaagtggtgattggagcggatttcaatggacatgttggtgaagacgaggaggtgattagtaggtatggtgtcaaggagaggaatgaagaaggtcagaagatagtggattttgccgaaaggatggacatggctgtggtgactacgtattttaagaaaagggaggagcacagggtggaggaagatgcacacaggtagataacatcctatgtagaagagtcaatctgaaggagattgaagactacgAAGTGGTGGCAGGTGAAgtttagttaagcagcataggatggtggtctgtaggatgatgctggAGACCAAGACGAGTAAATAGAGTGAGGTCAGAGCCAAGGATTAAATGgttgaagttgaaaaaggaagactacaaggttgagtttaggtaggaggtgagacagacactgggtggcagtgaagagtcgcCAGACAGCTGGTAAAcagcagcagatgtagtaagggtgacagcaagaagggggcTTGGAGTGACAtcaggaaagaggaaggaggaaaaggaaacctggtggtggaattaggaaatacaggagaatatacagaggaagaggatggcaaaaaagaagtggatagtcagagagatgcagaaagtagacaagagtacaaggagataaggtgcaaggtgaagagagaggtggtgaaggctaaagaaaaggctggACACtacagagggagaaaaggaccggtgggctacagagaggggccgagctgggaaagatgagcaacaggttagggtgataaaggataaagatgtaaacgtactcacaagtgaggaagagtgtgttgagcagatggaaatagtactttgagaggctgatgaatgaagagaatgagagagagaagaggttggatgatgtggaaatagtgaatcaggaaatgcaacagattagcaaggaggaagtaagaacagctatgaacaggatgaaaaatggaaaggacgttggtccagatgacatacctgtggaagcatggaggtgtttaggaaagatggcactggagtttttaaccagattgtgtaatggaatcttggaaagtaagaggatgcctgaggagtggagaagaagtgtaatggtgccgatatttaaaaataatggggatgtgcaggactgcagtaactacaggggaataaaattgatgatccACACCAtcaagttatgggaaagagtagtggaagctaggttaagaagtgaggtgatgatcagtgagcagcaggatggtttcatgccaagaaagagcaccacagatgtgatgtttgctctgaggatgttgatggagaagtttagagaaggccagaaggagttgcattgcgtctttgtggacctggagaaagcaaatgacaagtcgggagtggcagagaagtacataagaatggcacaggatatgaacgaaggaagtgtgatggtggtgaggtctgcagtagaagtcacggaggtgggattacatcagggattggctctgagccctttcttattagcaatggtgatggacaggttgacagtcaagaatagacaggagtccctgtagaCTAtaatgtctgctgatgacattgtgatctgtagcgatagtagggtggagaggtagagatatgctctagagaggagagaaatgaaggtcagtaggaacaagacagaatacatgtgtgtaaatcagagggaggtcagtggaatggtgaggatgagggagtagaattggcaaaggtagatgagtttaaatacttaggatctaCAGTACAGATTAAttgaattgtggaagagaggtgaaaaacagagtgccagcagggtggaatgggtggagaagagtgtcaggagtgatttgtgacagacgggtatcagcaagagtgacagggaaagtctacagaatggtagtgagaccagctgtgttatgtgggttggagatggtggcactgaccagaaagcaggagacagagctgaaggtggcagagttaaagatgctaagatttgctttggaggtgaggaggatggacaggattagaaatgaggacattagagggtcggctcaagttggatagttgggagagaaagacagagaggcgagattgtgttggtttggacatgtgcagagaagagatgcttggtatattgggagaagaatgctaaggatagagctatcAGGGaacaggagaagaggaaggcctaagagaaggtttatggatgtgctgagaaaggacatgcaggtgataggtgtgacaaaacaagatgatgaggacagaaagatatggaagaagatgatctgctgtggcaacccctaaagggaacagctgaaagaagaagaagaagaaacgtgGATGTTGCTGTtctcacagatttatgcatctggatttttttgtgcatacgaacatttctgcttttgtccgtacacatgccgttatgcatgaggcccctggtgtgatGGGTGGGCTCTGGCGTGAGTGCAAGCCATGGAGGAAGAGGTCAGCACGAGGCGGTCACTTACTTCATGTCCGTGACGTAGAGGTCAGTGAAGCCATTCTTGATTTGGAAGAGCGTTAGGAGCTGCCAAAAATAAAAGGAGACAGCGGGTTAGCAACTTGAGGGCGGACGTGCGGCCGCAGACAAAGAATCGGGTGCTAGAAAGCTGCACTTTGTGCCCTGCAGTGGCTCCTTCCTCTTTTAGAGCTCCTTACACTCTCAGTAGGCACACAGCCAAACACTCTACATACATGACATTGATACGACTGCAGGGGCAGGAGTGGAGACCCTCTTGTTTGGAGATCGTCTTGTTCAGCGATtatgaaaggtgctctataaCATAACAGGGGGTCCGTTAGCGAGGTGTCCATGCAATCAAAGAACTTCTTACCGCTTGTTTCAGTTGAGTGCTGAGCTCAGCAAACGCCGCTGATGACCGGTTACTCATGTCACTAGAGAACTGCTTGTTAAGAATCCTCAGATTGTAGGTGAAGATGTTGTAAGCGAGTGGCACAGCTGGCATGGCTGAGGAAGATGAGAGAACGCCATAAGAAATCTCGGAGCTCATATTGAGAATTACACTGAGGGGGACACAAAGCAATTCCAGGTACGTACCATTGACGGTCAGCGTGTACTTGACCAGTGGGACCGGACTGCTGCTCTGCAGGATGTTGTTGATGAGGACCGTTGAGCTGACAAACACAGTCGTGTTGAACTGAAGCTTGACACTCGTGGAGACCCAGTTGGAGTTGTTACTGGTAATTGAGAGAGAACAACGGTTAGCGTAATGGTCCTCTGATATGGGCAGACAGCCCTCTGTGGGACCCCCGACCTCCTCCAGGACTCCAATGCCACATTGTgatgtgtgtgatgtgtgtgATCAGTCACAGCTGGATGGCACACTGCCACTTCACCAAACTGGTAATCTCTGCTGCTCACCTGACCTGCTCATATCAGCTGATATCAAAGCCCACATCTATAGAGGACACTTGATTTTGCCAACCTGCCATTTAGTGCCTGCTGTTACCCTGATTAATGATCAGGGGTTGGACATCCACACATCTCCTGATGAAGAATTCCAAACTTCACCATAAATATGACTGCCCACCTGCTGCCCACTGCTCAGCACTCAGTTGCCCATTAGGTGGGCATGTCCCCTTCATCTGACAGGGTAAGTGACATTAGACATTTTTGGGCAGACAAACGATGATGGACATGTCATACCTGAAGTTCAACGCCAACTGCACCGGGTCACCGTAGTATGGCTTCAGGATGGACAGCAACTGGGAAAGAAAGATAGAAATACAAATGTAAGGGCCATGATGGCGCAGGTCACCTGAATATAACACTTCCTCTAACTTGGTGCCCGGGCTCTGCTTTCAGCCCGCATTGGCACAGAAACAGCCAGGAACTATGGGGATGACACTTACCCACACGAGGGTCTTATTTTCCAGCTGCTGGTATGCCACACTTGAATTGCTATATAAATCTGAAATGAAGCCAACCTGAGTCTGGAATGCCACTGAGGTGGTGGACAGAGGAAGCTGCTGTATGGTGACCGCTGTGAAGAAGAGGACAGacaagacgccattatgaggTGTTAGGAAGGAAACACGGAGCCCATGGAGGTGTCCTTCACTTACTGTCAGACTGAATGCTCAATCGGTCCACAGGCAGGACTCCCACGTAACCCGATGAATTGATCGAATTGTAAAGAATTCGGACAGCATCTGCACTCTGAGGGGCATCAGCAGTGGTGGCGTTGGAGGTGAACTCCAGTTTTGTTTCTGCGATGACAGATCCTTTTCTGCGTATATAAAGAAGAGGGTCTTATTACAGAGGGGACATGGAGGCCTGGCACTGCAGCTGGCCATGTTGAGGTATACCACAAAGCTGGCCAACACGGAAGATGCCCAAGGAGACAAGGTGAAGGCCAGCAGGACTCACGTGAATTTGTTGATTATCACTCTTATCAGGGTGTTTGGGTACAGCGGGCGGAACACTTTGTAAAGCTGAAAGACATCAAGAAGAAACAATCACATCAGTTATGGAGCCTCATGGGTGGGTGCCACTTAGACAGCAGACTTGTGTGTGTTGTTCTCTCTTGTACATGCGGTGGTCCGGAGTTCTCTCTGATCTGTCACAGCCTGTCTCAGTCACCCCCATGGACCCTCGTCTCGTCACATTCCTTATCTCACAGATGTTGGTACCTCTGAGGTGGCAGCGTATGTGGGTGAGTGTGGGCTGTTCTGTCCAGGTGTGGTTGCAGATTAGCTTTTAAAGTGGTCCTGAACTGGACAATCCTATCACCTGATATTAGCAACTGGTTGGTTTCatgttcaattttcatttttttaactttttgagaCTGTCTAAGCTCTTATTTGGAGcctttggtttcattttgatgTGGCCGATGCTTTTTATTACACAAAcccattttgattttttgtggGTGAGGTGTTGTTGGGACGGAGATCCATTACTAGCAGTCGACCCCCAAACAGATTCATCAGGTGACACTGCAGCGAGTATTTACGGTGGCAGAACACTGCATTGTCCAtccaaaatgaagaacaaatataTTGCGGTGTTTATTAGTGGCTTATGGAATTGATTATTCGTCAGATGGGGTTTTGACTTTCTGATTTGGACCTCAGTACATCTTGAGACTTTGAGCTTCTGTTGTCCAAGTGCAGCTAAAATTTGTCATTCGGTCGCAGAGGAACTTCATCAAACCCAACAACCAAACTGGAAAGTGGACCTGACTAAAAGAGAGAGTAAGTCAccaggaccaggagatgaaaaccACAAAGGATAAAAGTGATCGTAATGAGCGGGAAAGCTGATTTTAACTGAtgagattttaaaagaaaacagaaaatgagataaagtaaaatcaTTTATACCATGTTGAGCATGGAAAAGATCGATAACGTAAAAAAATGGTGTTAAAATACCGAGAATTCAGGTAAGTGAAGCGAGAtacaaaatggatggagggatggaaaTCATTGCATACTCCTCGTATGACAGGCTTTATGATTCACGTGTCCGGGTGCCCACCCGTGGATCAAACTCATCTAATCCACGTCTCTTAGGGGCCAGAACAAAATCAGGACAACGTGTGAGTGTCCCCAAAGCCCACCTCTGGgctctgccttgtgctcagtgccaCCACTCCCTCTACCCTGTAATGGAAGAAGAAGGTTCAGGAAATTGAAAGAGCATTAAAGGAAAGTGCAGAatgaattttacaaagaaaaacctGAAAACATAGATTGAAATGGAAACAAGCTTTTCTAACAATGAAGGAGGAAGAAGGAAATGTTTCTTGGTGTAAAGCAAACTGACAGAAAGACACTCACCTCTTTTGAAACTTTATCACTGAGTTGGATGAATTCAGGAGACGACTTGTTATCCAGTTGGTCTGAGTAATTCAGGAGCATTCTGAAGTCGAGTGGCACCGTTGGCTTACTTTGAGGGGTCTGAGTAGTGGAGGTAGTAGGCACTGTGGATGGTTTAGTTGTGGCAGAGGAGGAACTTGAAGGAGCAGATGAGTGTGTGGAGATTGTAGAAGAACTGAATGCAGAAGNNNNNNNNNNNNNNNNNNNNNNNNNNNNNNNNNNNNNNNNNNNNNNNNNNNNNNNNNNNNNNNNNNNNNNNNNNNNNNNNNNNNNNNNNNNNNNNNNNNNNNNNNNNNNNNNNNNNNNNNNNNNNNNNNNNNNNNNNNNNNNNNNNNNNNNNNNNNNNNNNNNNNNNNNNNNNNNNNNNNNNNNNNNNNNNNNNNNNNNNNNNNNNNNNNNNNNNNNNNNNNNNNNNNNNNNNNNNNNNNNNNNNNNNNNNNNNNNNNNNNNNNNNNNNNNNNNNNNNNNNNNNNNNNNNNNNNNNNNNNNNNNNNNNNNNNNNNNNNNNNNNNNNNNNNNNNNNNNNNNNNNNNNNNNNNNNNNNNNNNNNNNNNNNNNNNNNNNNNNNNNNNNNNNNNNNNNNNNNNNNNNNNNNNNNNNNNNNNNNNNNNNNNNNNNNNNNNNNNNNNNNNNNNNNNNNNNNNNNNNNNNNNNNNNNNNNNNNNNNNNNNNNNNNNNNNNNNNNNNNAACTTTCActaaatgcaaaaattaaataaataaaacccgaCGTGTACTTCTGTTACTGCTGACACTCATTTGTAAATATATCCAAAGTTGAAATGCAGAAGGACTCTGGCGTACTCGAAAAGTGACGCGGACTCGCGGAGACAGGAAGGCGAACGACTGCGCCACCTCGCCGCCCAGATCCCAATCCCAGGTCAGTCTCTCCAGAACACACTTTTTCATACTCGTTTTCTTCTGCGTGTTTCCTCGTATGCACCACTGCTCGATAAAGACCCACTCCATTTTGCGGAGGGCTCTTTGCGTATTTTATCggttctttgggctttaaaaGGTTGTGGACaaagcagaaatctttaatggcaagTAGACGAGCAAGATACTAACAGCTCAAGGCAAACTGCCCTTAGCCCGCGTTAGAAAATCACAGTCGCATTGCAGTTTACAAATCTGTTCTTATCTGGCACGATTATTTGTGAACTCAGTTATGGAtctaaaggttctttctgggacCTTCACGTTCATTTCTTCTTATAGCACCGCTCTGGAGATCCACCTGCGCAGGGCAGTCGAACGAGCGGCGTTGTCTTTCACGGACGCCTTACCACTCGGGGTATGAAGTGGGCTCAAATGGCGACGGCCATCATTATCACCATCTAAATTGTTGTCAGAGTCCCAAGCCGACAGTCTGCCCCCTTTCACGTCTCCATCAGCAGCACCGATCACATAAAGACGCCGTCATCTTCTCACCTCGGGCGTCGAGCCGAACCCGCGCAGAGCGCCATGGCCGCCTGGGGTCCCGTGCGACTGTTCAAGACATGGCTGAAGGCGGACGAGCCTGTTGGTCTGGACGCGGACGTTTCTGTTTCGCcggtctctctctttctgacgaGGCTGAGCTATGCCGCCAATGGTGCCTGTCGGTGGTCTCGTCAGGGTACGATGGGCTAACTGATACGTACGACCACCTCAGTGAATAACTCGAACTTTGCGACTCCCTCTTTGTCACAGTCACAGGCAAACCGGGCACGTGCGATTCGTCTCTTTGTATTTTCAGGAGTTTTCCTCAAAGAGCGACTTTTGTGCTGAAAACCAACCGCATGGCACGGAAGGGGGCTGAGTGGGCAGCGTGTGACTCGAGTAAGGCGCAGTCTGGGGGGCTATTTGGGGACAGGCAGTCTGGAACTGCGGAGGTCAAAGTCTGAGATTAAAATGGATACCTTCAAACACTTCCTGTTTAGGACTTTAGTATTTCAGTGAAGCTCACTTTTGTATTCCGCACTTAGGAATCCCACAGGAAAAGCCTTGACCCTGAACTCCGACACTCGTGGGGGGTCTTGAATGTCCCACTAGAAGATCTGATGGCTCACCGTCTGTTACCAGTCCGTCTAGCCTAACCCTTCACAAGCCGCCGTGTCACCTGGATGTCTGCACCCGGAGCACAGCCCCACTAGCACGGCACGATGAGTGTGCGCCATACCTGTGCTGGacagcagggggcagtgtggcGTTTCTGCTCTGCCCGCTGTCCCGTCTCGGCTCCTCACGGATATTCCGACTGTTTCCTTCTTTGTATTCTCTGACTGTCCTGCTTCATCTGTCGGACACCACAGCTTTAGAACTGACAACACGCAGTACTGGGGGGCTTTGGTAGAATCAGATAGTAAAAGGCGTCCGCATTGAcgttgtgtcctcatctgcccaCAATAAGCACGACAGGcgcagatgtgacaagaccaaagctggCAGACCCACCGTGTCCGTGGCTCCTCTGCTGGCGTGATGAAGCGCTGAATTGTTGGTGCCCGTCAGTGCGCTGCCACCTGAGATCGCGTTCAAAGGACTTTTATAAGATGGTTGGCTGGGTGAAGTCCAGTTGTGTTGTGTTTCAGTTCCTGTTCTTCTTAAggctttttcttctttccattttgttttaagtTCGACTTCTCCAGCTGAGACATGTCGTGTTCCCCCCACAGCCCACTGGCATGACTACCCCTTTCataggtgactctaaattgactgGCATCCTACACAGAGTCATTTGTGCCCCGTACCATTTGTGACCTATGATATCCTTCACTTTGGTGTCACCTTACGATTAAAGTGACACTTGAAATACGCCTGAGCACTCGGACGCCATCCATCATTACGTGATTCACTTCAGGATCACCAGAGCTTAACTAATGCTGAACAGGTGCCATCTTTTGTTGACCCCATACTGATATTTGGTCTCTTTTGCTGTGAGGGATGGCAGGGGTGCTCAGAATGGGCATCAGCCATGAGCTGTGAGAATGTGTGGCCAGAAGTTGTCCTTGGTGGGAATTAACCCTGCTATGCCATCCAGTCCTCCACCAGCGTAATGTTTAAATGAATGGGaggaattaggaaaaaaaaacagacctaAAGGGGGCACCAGGCCATCCCAGAAAGACTACGTGGGCACAATTAAAGAAGGCAAGTGAAGTGCCAATATGGAAGTTCAGCAGAGCACCCTAATACTGCACTGTtcattgtatagggtggtccagatctaattatgctattttcattacgctataacttattaagtttattacatagaaaatcaccgaaAAATCCCaggccatcgagaagtgtgtgaactgacgacatgaagaatcgtctttgtgccaaactggaatcgtcctcacataaatcaaagtcatccagatgatctggatctgcataattagatctggaccaccctgtagggtGCAACAGACCAGCAGCCAAAACCTGTAGACCACCCAGTAGTCCAAGCCCCTTTGCTTTCTCTTTGATGCCAGCATGTAAACCACTCAGATATGAAAAAATGAACCAAAGCCAAAGAAAACAGGTATGGCATCTAAACTGGTACTTGCTGCTTAGCATGGCATTGTGCCCACAAGAGACTCTGACAATCAGATGGCGAATGGTAACAGAGGGAGATGGCTGTGGGTGGGACCCTCAAACATTAAGCAGATGACAAGGAGCAGACACATTGTTGGTACCTTCTGGCATGGCATACTGGAGAAGACCCTCATGGTCTACCGTCACTACCGTCCTCCCACATTGGTGGATGTTTCTTCCTTCTTGTGGCACTTTCGGTGTCACTGTGACAGAGACGTAGGCCAAAAGCCCGCTGTTGTGATTTGGTTTGCCCACCTCACACTTTTCAAGCCCAACCCAATGACCTCAGCGTTTCCTGGTTTTACAAAGACTTCCCGCATGCTGACTGCTCTGCCAGCTCTGTGAACGGTTCACATTGACAAGCAGACGAGCCGATGTGGCTTTTCTACCATCATGACGGTGAGTATCTCGTCGACTACACCACTTAACTTAGCATCGACATTACAAGAGAACAGCCTAAGAAAACAGAGTCTagatttacaaaattatattaaaagagGTGCCAGTCACTCGACCTGCCATCTTTGGTGACTTTACAAGGTCCTGTTGACTTAAAGGAATCTGTCCTTGGCTGTGGCCTTTATGGCTGTTTTGAGGTGTTTTTGGGCCGAGCGTAACATCAGGCTCTCGATAGTCCTGCCAGTTGATGGCCTTACCTTTGATCTGCTCTACTTGAGCTTCATTACCTGGTCTTCTGGAAGTGACCGCCTTTTCACCAAGTCTATCAGCCTCATGAAATTGTCCTTGCAGAGAGATCAGTAGCA
This genomic window from Polypterus senegalus isolate Bchr_013 chromosome 12, ASM1683550v1, whole genome shotgun sequence contains:
- the LOC120541282 gene encoding uncharacterized protein LOC120541282 is translated as MLLNYSDQLDNKSSPEFIQLSDKVSKELYKVFRPLYPNTLIRVIINKFTKGSVIAETKLEFTSNATTADAPQSADAVRILYNSINSSGYVGVLPVDRLSIQSDTVTIQQLPLSTTSVAFQTQVGFISDLYSNSSVAYQQLENKTLVWLLSILKPYYGDPVQLALNFSNNSNWVSTSVKLQFNTTVFVSSTVLINNILQSSSPVPLVKYTLTVNAMPAVPLAYNIFTYNLRILNKQFSSDMSNRSSAAFAELSTQLKQALLTLFQIKNGFTDLYVTDMKMGSVITSTTFMYKPDTTTSSDVTNTLLSGISQVNLQGIQLDPWSIVGSATPVPPAQTPFPGYAIAIIVLCSLLIILIPVVLVVALKTRLFKKLARACSLRSPDSFDLRARLYEAF